A single Ignavibacteriales bacterium DNA region contains:
- a CDS encoding mobile mystery protein A translates to MNKRSIQIQHLNQKLQTLSVLRKVNFPEKGWIHAIRNALGMSASQLGKKLAITRQGVVDMEARESEGSVSIRTLREAAKALNMELVYGFIPIDNSINDLIDRRSKELALEIVQRTSVTMQLEGQGISSEQMQNAIRESSEQIKRELPKALWD, encoded by the coding sequence ATGAATAAAAGATCAATTCAAATTCAGCACCTTAATCAGAAATTGCAGACATTATCTGTGCTGAGAAAAGTGAATTTTCCAGAAAAAGGATGGATTCATGCAATCCGCAATGCACTTGGGATGAGTGCCAGTCAGCTTGGCAAGAAACTCGCCATTACACGTCAGGGGGTGGTGGATATGGAAGCCAGAGAGAGTGAAGGGTCCGTAAGCATCAGGACTCTCCGGGAAGCCGCCAAAGCTCTTAACATGGAACTGGTCTACGGATTTATTCCCATTGATAACTCAATTAATGATCTGATTGACCGGCGATCTAAGGAACTTGCCCTTGAAATTGTTCAGCGGACTTCTGTAACTATGCAGCTTGAGGGACAGGGTATTTCATCTGAGCAAATGCAAAATGCTATACGTGAAAGTTCGGAACAGATTAAACGGGAATTGCCAAAAGCGCTATGGGATTAG